One genomic region from Saprospiraceae bacterium encodes:
- the bamD gene encoding outer membrane protein assembly factor BamD — translation MFKSFIRVLLVFCVALTISCKSEFEKIRTSNDTDTMYKKAVEYFENKEYSKTQTLFELIVSSFRGKKEFEQLNYMFAYTYYYQKDYTLAASAFKNFATTFVYSPYKEEMEYMHAYSLYLQSPNFRLDQEPSTKAMDALQTFVNTYPTTDRAKECNKLIEGLRKKLETKAFSQGEQYYNMGQYQAAITTFSNVLKDYPDSKDVEQIRFLICKSSFLYAEKSIFEKKEDRYNDCITFSSLFISKFPKSTNKQEVQDYIQISKSKLKQLKNVGHQKQSAGSGS, via the coding sequence ATGTTTAAATCCTTTATCCGGGTACTGTTGGTTTTTTGTGTTGCTCTGACCATTTCGTGTAAAAGCGAGTTTGAAAAAATCAGGACCAGCAATGACACTGATACCATGTATAAGAAAGCAGTGGAGTATTTTGAAAACAAAGAATACTCCAAAACTCAAACACTTTTTGAATTGATAGTCAGCTCTTTCCGCGGCAAAAAAGAATTTGAGCAACTCAATTATATGTTTGCTTATACCTATTATTATCAAAAGGATTATACACTTGCAGCTTCTGCTTTCAAAAACTTTGCTACCACCTTCGTCTATAGTCCCTACAAGGAGGAGATGGAGTATATGCACGCCTACTCTTTGTACTTACAATCGCCCAATTTTAGATTAGATCAGGAGCCATCCACAAAAGCGATGGATGCGCTGCAGACATTTGTCAATACTTACCCCACTACTGACAGAGCCAAAGAATGCAACAAACTGATCGAGGGCCTGAGGAAAAAACTGGAGACCAAAGCATTTAGCCAGGGTGAGCAATATTATAATATGGGACAATATCAGGCGGCTATAACCACATTCAGCAATGTGCTCAAAGATTATCCTGATAGTAAAGATGTGGAGCAGATTCGTTTTCTTATCTGCAAATCAAGCTTCTTATATGCTGAAAAAAGCATCTTTGAAAAGAAAGAGGACCGGTACAATGACTGTATTACTTTCTCCAGCCTTTTTATATCTAAGTTTCCTAAAAGTACCAACAAGCAGGAAGTGCAGGACTATATTCAAATTTCTAAAAGTAAATTAAAACAATTAAAAAATGTCGGACATCAAAAACAAAGTGCAGGGAGTGGATCCTAA
- a CDS encoding DNA-directed RNA polymerase subunit omega produces the protein MSDIKNKVQGVDPNVRARDIKAMAEKTGNLYETISIISKRANQLNMEIKKELHFKLEEFAVSSDTIEEVHENKEQIEISKFYEKLPNSAILATEEFLEGALNYRYADLPSREDIAGLAEGSYKE, from the coding sequence ATGTCGGACATCAAAAACAAAGTGCAGGGAGTGGATCCTAATGTAAGAGCCCGGGATATAAAAGCCATGGCAGAAAAGACTGGCAATTTGTATGAGACGATCAGTATCATTTCAAAGCGAGCCAATCAATTAAACATGGAGATAAAAAAAGAACTCCATTTTAAATTGGAAGAATTTGCTGTCAGTTCAGATACCATTGAAGAAGTACATGAAAACAAAGAGCAAATCGAGATTTCAAAATTCTACGAAAAACTTCCTAATTCTGCCATCCTCGCAACGGAGGAATTTCTTGAAGGTGCTCTCAACTATCGTTACGCTGACCTGCCTAGCCGTGAAGATATAGCTGGCCTAGCTGAAGGTAGTTATAAAGAATAA